From a region of the Corallococcus coralloides DSM 2259 genome:
- a CDS encoding IS701 family transposase — protein sequence MATEVQAPEVRLVGRLVTELEAVGAWLQPHFRRREAHATAVEYVKALLGRAQRKNVWGLSEDAGHRAPYAFQHLLLRAKWDADAVRDDVLEYARRALGEGGILAVDETGFLKKGEKSVGVARQYTGTAGKVENAQVGVFLSYATPRGHALVDRELYLPEPWTQDSARRQAGGIPDEVGFESKPALAQGMLQRALGAGLKPAWVVGDEVYGRDTTLRRFLEDLHQPYVLAVASNTHVWRGFYQVKPGDMVQEVPPDAWVRLSAGAGTKGPRLYDWARMRLNQHLGLSRWLLFRRSLADGKVAFYIAHARRNASLASLVQAAGSRWAVEEDFESAKGEVGLADYEVRTWTAWHRHMTLCLVAHVFLASARAMANLPPEEKLPPKALGLPVRRSPMRAFLARRGLH from the coding sequence TTGGCCACAGAAGTGCAGGCACCGGAAGTCCGGCTGGTTGGCCGTCTCGTGACGGAGCTGGAGGCGGTAGGCGCTTGGTTGCAGCCGCACTTTCGCAGGCGCGAGGCGCACGCCACCGCAGTCGAGTACGTGAAGGCCCTGCTGGGGCGTGCGCAGCGCAAGAATGTGTGGGGCCTTTCGGAGGATGCGGGGCATCGAGCGCCCTATGCCTTCCAGCACCTGCTGCTGCGTGCGAAGTGGGACGCGGATGCGGTGCGCGACGACGTGCTGGAGTACGCACGCCGGGCGCTGGGTGAAGGGGGCATCCTGGCGGTGGACGAGACAGGCTTTCTGAAGAAGGGAGAGAAATCCGTGGGAGTGGCACGCCAGTACACGGGCACCGCGGGCAAGGTGGAGAACGCGCAGGTGGGCGTCTTCCTCTCGTACGCGACGCCACGTGGGCATGCGCTGGTGGACCGGGAGTTGTACCTACCGGAGCCGTGGACGCAGGACAGTGCTCGTCGCCAGGCAGGAGGCATTCCGGACGAGGTGGGCTTTGAATCGAAACCCGCCCTCGCGCAAGGCATGCTGCAACGGGCGCTGGGGGCGGGTCTGAAGCCCGCATGGGTGGTGGGGGACGAAGTCTACGGACGCGACACCACGCTGCGCCGCTTCCTCGAAGACTTGCACCAGCCCTACGTGCTGGCGGTGGCCTCCAACACGCACGTCTGGCGCGGCTTCTACCAGGTGAAGCCGGGGGACATGGTGCAGGAAGTCCCGCCGGACGCGTGGGTGCGTCTGTCCGCCGGCGCGGGCACAAAGGGCCCACGCCTCTACGACTGGGCACGCATGCGACTCAACCAGCACCTGGGCCTGTCGCGATGGCTGCTGTTTCGTCGAAGCCTCGCGGACGGCAAAGTGGCCTTCTACATCGCCCATGCCCGACGCAATGCCTCGCTGGCGTCGCTGGTGCAGGCGGCGGGCAGTCGGTGGGCCGTGGAGGAGGACTTCGAGTCCGCCAAGGGCGAAGTGGGCTTGGCCGACTACGAAGTGCGCACCTGGACGGCCTGGCACCGGCACATGACGCTGTGCCTGGTAGCCCACGTCTTCCTTGCCTCAGCTCGTGCCATGGCCAATCTCCCACCCGAGGAGAAGCTGCCCCCAAAAGCCCTCGGCCTGCCGGTACGAAGAAGTCCCATGCGTGCATTTCTCGCCCGGCGTGGCCTTCACTGA
- a CDS encoding transposase family protein yields the protein MVRMEGTGARCPACQVPSHSVRGSYVRRPADLSSARHSVHLALRIRRFCCRNLECTRRTFTERPLRLLFSRARRTRRLATAQCTVGMTAGAECGARLLKPLAMPTSPNTLLRLMSRTPLPPRKDSRVLGIDNWALPLQLQFESPPSGSVVTLHGHGLVVASPATPGQDVRDRSHSPSQE from the coding sequence ATGGTGCGCATGGAAGGCACGGGCGCACGATGTCCCGCCTGCCAAGTTCCCAGTCACTCGGTGCGCGGCAGCTATGTCCGACGCCCGGCGGACCTGTCTTCTGCCAGGCACTCCGTGCACCTTGCGCTTCGCATCCGTCGCTTCTGCTGTCGAAACCTGGAGTGCACTCGCCGTACGTTCACGGAGCGCCCATTGCGCCTGCTGTTTTCTCGGGCTCGCCGGACACGGCGGCTCGCCACCGCTCAGTGCACCGTCGGCATGACAGCGGGTGCGGAGTGCGGGGCCAGGCTTCTCAAGCCCCTGGCCATGCCCACCAGCCCCAACACGCTCCTGCGCCTGATGAGTCGTACTCCACTCCCTCCGCGCAAAGACTCACGGGTCCTTGGCATCGACAATTGGGCCTTACCCCTACAGCTGCAGTTTGAGTCGCCCCCCTCGGGCTCGGTAGTGACACTGCATGGCCACGGCTTGGTGGTGGCGTCGCCAGCGACTCCAGGCCAGGACGTGCGCGACAGGAGCCACAGTCCGTCGCAGGAGTGA